AAGTAtcatattaccccccccccccttcccctgtgtcCTGATGGAATATGATACGGCTCACACAGATGATACGTCAGATATTTGGGTAACTGTGACATCTCTGGCTTAGCCCCTGTGCGTGAATTCACCAATCCACACTGTGCGTTTGTGTACAGCAAGGCTGCAAAGCTGTTACTCAGACCCTGCCTGCtcagttagagaagcacctccctccttaCATGGTAACCCGTTGTAGAGGAGTGATTGAGAGTGGACATGTTTAGTATCAACCCTTCAGCTACATGTGTGTTCTTCAACTTGGCAAGACGCCGTTACTGGTGTCCGCTACCGCCCTCGATTCTGTAGCAAATTGGGCGAGACCTTGGAAATCCCCCTATTAGCTGAAGCTGGGAGTTTTTCAGGGGGAGTCTATATTCTATATTCCCAATTGATCCCAGTGAAATCGGCCCTGGCTTCAAACCTAGTCGTTTTAAAATGATAATGTTTCGGTGGTTGGTCagaaacataaaatatacatgtacTATATAGAGCGGGCCCTCAGAGATGGTTCCTTGTCAGGagcaaacgtaggatttgtagaggggggtttccacaccacgccaccagtgggcgtgaccagcatgcatgggggtgtggctacaatattggacagtgcttggctgctctccaactctttctatccccataatatacatgggcaatgctatgtgcactactgttaggtgcacgcagctctccctattcaagcagagccgtgtgaagcggaggcagggtTTAAcctcctcaattatacagtgctacaggcttggagggggggattccaggcactaggaaccccccccccctctatgttTGCCTATGCTTGTAGGGTGCAATCTGATGTCCCCCCCGTTAGTACGACGTACCCTCCAATAGTATATTATGatttatacaatattattataCAGGGTTATAGTTAATTACTGTGCAGTCACAAATGGACTGTTCTGGCCCCACTGCGCTGACATCTTCCAGGAAATGCAATTAGAGAGCAAATCCCAGGGGTCATGTTTGCCTTCATGTGGGGAAAGAATAAAGTTTCCCAGTGTCTCATAGCGGATGTTTCCTTTCAGTTTCCTTTCAGCTGTTACTCACGTGCCTTTCATGTACTTTGACcataagaaaataaacaaaactgcaAAACTGAAAGTGATCTGCCCTGGGCACCCATCctgtaatgtaaatatttgaCGTGTGCTTTCAGTTGACTCTATGACTGGCTTTGTGTGCTGCGATGGCTCAGAGATAGAGATAACAGAGTTGGGGAAAAGCATTTTTGCCTTCCCCCGTTAAAGGGGGCTTtaaatctgatttttttaaaactgttgaaTTCCTCTTTCGTGCTGTCTGTCTGCAACATCATTAGCATGGGACCGCCCATTGGGGCGGGGCTAGGTCAGCTGTCAGTCATGCTCACACCCTGTGGTCTAGGCGTGTGCCCACATGTATTGGACTAAGGGTGATGGCATACTGGTGGTGTACCTGCCACAGGAACATTGCCGTAGTGTGACATAACGGGGCTTTATGCTGTCCGTGTGCCCTCGCCacataaagtaatttatttaaaatacaaaataaatgttggtTGCGATCTTCCAGTTTTATTAATGTTCTTGTCCTTACtgtgtttaaataaagcattttggaACAGTCTGTTCTTCTATATCGTCACGTTTGCACTTATTAGTAGGTGAAAGATGCTTATTAATTGCCACGCACATGTGAACCAAATACTatccatatatatcactgaaataCTGCCCCCTGTTGACCATTGGGATATGGTACAAAGCTTGCAgtacttttttaaataaagcttctCTCAAGAAGGGTGGATTGCTCTCTACCTCTGTGTGTGAATTCTTGTATCTATATAAATTGTTCTCGTTACCTAGGAGACTTGCAAGCCACTTACACAGTATTGATCGATAAGCTCCACCCTCCTAAGAACACAAGCACATCAAAGACTGTATGTTACATGTATGCATCAGTTCTCTctggtatattattcagctcattaGTACACAGGGTTTGAGATAAGAGATATATGTGTTAATTATGGAACAGATATCACAATGCACaagaataaatattattatattcacATTACAAATCTCTCCAAATTCAGCAGTCTTTGTGCTTCAACCCATAAACCCAGCATGAGTATGAATTTCTTTTTAGGTCAGGTATAAGTTACCAGCCCAGCTATGTAACTGTAGACTCTTAAGGATTACACCTCCTGCGGTACAATTATTGTGCATCCACGCAGTAGGTGTAATTCCAGTGCTGTCTGAATTTACGTGGCCCAGATATCTGATCACTCTTGTCCCATAAGAGTTTTATTAAGTCAAATAATCCTGCAGATGGTCAGTTAAGAAGACGTTGTGGATACCTGTTAAACTTTTTattgaattcatcatcatcaacatttatttatatagcaacactgattccgcagcgctgtacagagaactcgctcacatcagtccctgccccattggagcttacagtctaaattcactaacacacacagagagagagactagggtcaattttgatagcagccaattaacctaccagtatgtttttggagtgtgggaggaaactggagcacccggaggaaacccacgcaaacacggggagaacatacaaactccacacagataaggccatggtcgggaatcgaactcatgaccccagcgctgtgaggcagaagtgctgcccCTACAATTCTTTGTGTTCCCATTACTAGGGAACAAAACATTTGATCTAAAACTGCTCCAACCCATTAAAGCTTACCTTGTACATTCCCTCTACGTAACAACAAGACCTCAAGCTTCTAATTTCTATCTTTAGATCTGACCCCCTGATTGCACAGTAGTAAAACAGATAACCTGTAGGTGAATATCAATATATCCAGTTCACGTCCCCTTTATCCTCCGGTCTGACAGAGATCCTCAAAAGATAATGTTTTCAAAGAAGTAACTTGCGCATTTCACCTGGCCGAAGACCCACAAAGCTTCATCCCTGATGAAGTGTAACTCTGTGATTGATTGGACAGTGTATTATAAATGTGGATAGAAAACCTGCGTGCAAAGTATCTCTTGTATAtctgtttgcaaaaataaagtgtgtatgtaaatattgcCAAACCTGGGGCTGTCTTGGTATAATTGGGACACATTTGCAGCTAGAGTCTGTAGGTCTTCCctaaatatttactaaaaaaCGGTATGCTCAAACATGGGTTCAGCGTTATATTAGTCCTTACTATGCTTGCAccaattaaatctctttgtacCTGCAAACGTATCACAATAGCATAAATTTACAAACATTCCTCTCTTGCGCGTTTCGCAACCAAAATGAAAGTGTAATAGACATATATTGTAGAATAAAAAACCTTTTAGTTCCTTGGTTAGTTCAAGGGCATATATTTTAGTACGCCTTTTGTGCGCAGTGGTTCAAGGCTTGAttacaagtgatttttttttattttgtttgtttttgatgaAAATATCCCTGATCATCTCCTTATCCTCCTACAGGTTACGGCATCAGGCCCGAAAAGAGCTATATGCGTACAAACAGGTGAGACCTGGGGCGAATTCTTTAATATCTGTCTCTATTATTCAGCTGGGTTTTTTCATGGGTTTTGTTTTCGTTTTTAGGTCATATTAAAAGAGAAAGTGAAAGAGCTGAATCTCTACGAGGTTAGTGTTTGTGTCTGATTAGGATATATCTCGTTCCTTCATACAAGATGTGTTCTAGAATGATAACATTTTACACtgtactggataaatgagagctagaatgtgattggttgctattactTATAGCACCGTTATTTCATGTCTGGTCATTCAAAACATTTATTTCCCTTGCCCTTGGACACGATATAGGTCTGCTCTGTCGGTACAACGGCAAAGCTCTGCTGAGCATCCTGGCACTATATAGATAAACGTTGATAAGTGCATGCAATCTGTAGTATATCTGCAGGAAGCAGAAGACATAGAACTGCCAGGATAGTACAGAGATCTTGGTGAAAAACTCACAATAAagcgtacttgccaactctccctgaatgtcagggagactccatgaaataggggtgatctccctcactccctgaagagtctggcattctccctgatgctgagccagtacaagacgtggttggcttcaccacctgtggcatgatgacacagttcagaaattgtgtcctatgcccatgtattgatgcctatggaggtggccattttcatggagaccaacatgtaatcaaagactgacaggtaagacaacatgacttcagtaatggagacagacatgtaaaagacacttcagtctctagagattcattagcttctTTTCTTTAACGTGTaccatttctgggagacctcctgggctcccggaagagcagggcatcctcccggttctcgcctccgcaatagataagtggcggggggggccttaatgatgcaaatattgcgacattttagccccgccccctgctgtaattggctaaaatTGTGACAGTCCTttatggggtggggccaaaatgatgcgattcgccaaGCCCCTCCCGTCGGACACCCAACTCCcctgggatcttcctgaagccaacgaggaaaagttggcaagtatgcaataaagcCAGAGAGAAAAGGcaatggtttttttgttttttttgtttttttagctgaAGTTGTATGAAGGCGACCTTTTAAACTTCAGGAAAAAGTGCTAACACTAACACAAAAGACAGGAATTAATGCATAATTATACAGTTGCCCTATATACGATATAACACTCATTGCATACTGTTAAATAATATGCcaatttattttactaatttgCTGATTCTCTCCCTTTTTTGTACTCACTCGTTCCTTTCTCTCCCTCCCATTAGAAGTATAGAAAAACATGTTTTTCTCAGTGGGTTATTGTGGGTTATTTGAACTAGCCTGGGTCCCTGATGTAAAATACTCAGATTTGTATGAAAACACTATAAATAAGGAATATTTGACAGCTACGGTGTACACAGGTGTTATCTCAGACAAGTATTATTGTAAACAACATTATATGTGCCCTAGAGAGCTCTCTACCTGTACTGACGTGTATCGGGGCTGCTAACATACGTCTTTTACTCATTGCAGATTTGTGCAGTTTGTCTAGAGGAATTCAAGGCCAAGGATGAGCTTGGTATCTGTCCATGCAAGCATGCCTTTCATAGAAAGTAAGTACTGTCCTGGTCACGTAAGATTTCTAGAGCCGCAGACTGTTAGCAGAGGAAATCTGCTGCCCACCAGCAAAATGGACATCTCGGAActgaattttttaataaaaaaaaacaactaaattaaGATTCTATTCTGTAAATTTTGTCTAAATGTTAATTTAATGCAACGTTGCAATTAAAAATAGCCTGTTTTTTTTTCACCAAGTATAGTGggctataacaaccaatcaggaaCTTGCTTTCATTTTATAACTTTAGAACTAGATCCaagctaacatctgattggttgctttgctCTTTGTTTGTAACTACGTTCAGCCTCAGGCAGAACAAATATCTATTCCCTTTTGACTGCGACCTGTGATTCTCCCTCTACAACGACAtataactaaagctgggtacacactacagaattttccaccaactttttttgctgatcgattttacatgcgatcgatggtccgatcgctcggtccatggactgcatacacactagccttgttttagacgataaagggaagagcggacgtccctttagcgactttttacagccatgttgtcgtgagcaatgattgcaatttcgtacacatcggtcggaagtttatacacactacaaaacggaaacgagattggagcgAAAATATTTAATggcacgaccaaccaaatgaggtgacaatcgtccatttgggcagactttcgaccatcgtgtcactacacacactgacccgacttttgtacgagcggtcgtatgtcagctggttgagccgattattggacaaaaaccctgtagtgtgtacccagcctagtcAATAAATGCTTTAGTCAATGTTTCAGGGATTCGCTGACTTTCTAAAGACGCCCTCGCACAATACTCAGGCACTGACGTGTGAACATGTTTAGGAACGTGGGCAGTAGTTAATATGAACATATCACTGTCATTCCAGGTGTCTCATTAAATGGTTGGAAGTGCGGAAAGTCTGTCCTCTTTGTAACATGCCAGTCCTGCAACTGGCACAACTGCACAGTAACCAGGAGCACGGACCTCCGCAGGGGCCGCTGCCCGGGGCTGAGAACATCGTATAGCCTGCGGCCGACGCATCACAGGCCGCTAATACAAGACGTCGCAGATCTCATGTCCCTGCCTCCCTGCTTACGGGCGGGCGCGGGGATCCTCCTCGGCGGTTGAAGGACACTGTCACGGCGCTCTTGGACACGGATTTGTGGACTCTACAGAAACCAAAGCACTTTTTGATGCCCGCCTGTAGCAGGAGGGACACGGAACAAGGGAAGATGGCGGCGGAGTTTGGCCTTGGACAAGCACTTTAGGAGACCTCACTTAAAAttgttgcaactttttttttttgtttgttttttttttttttatcctttgttCGTTTTATATAAATCTTTACTGGAAGATTCACTTTGCCGGGGTGAGAGAGGCACGTCTGGCGATTTTATAAAGGGAGAAGGAACCAATTTTGCCACACTATGCAAACTGCTTACCGAAATAGCGCACATCTCTCTGTAAATGGACTCTCCGTCTTGTGCAGGGTGCCGTAACTGGAAGTATTAACGAACCAGTATCTGGTCTGGTCAACTCGTTCCCATCACCTGCTACGGTTTCGGTAGTCCGTTCTGTCAGCCTGGGCCAATATTCAACCCATCGTTTCCCAAGGAACTAGCCGCATCGCTGAGGCGTGAAACGCAAAGTGCCTCCGATCGATGTGGTCGCTAGTGACAGGGAGCGTTCTCATGACCATTAGCCCCGCCCATTACACGGCTGCTTACACTGACAATAGGAGACTGCTGCAATTTAAATCTACGTCACTCTGATAGAAATTGTTCAGGCGTGCTATGTGGGTACGCCTGGAACCTTCAAAATCATATATGTGAACACTGTGTGTGCAGAAGgttctgttgcccatagcaaccattcaggtGCAGACTGTAGTAAAAATGAGGGATaacctggttgctatgggcaacagcacaATTATCTGTGTACACCGATTTTCACAAATTCCCCTCATTAAGACGGCAAGCAGTACGGTTAGGAACTACAACCATCAGGCATCGGGGTGATAAATTGATAAATACACCCTGTCAAAGGACCACTAAAGGCAAAATACAAGTATCTTATATAAAGGATCTAATCATCAacaaaaatactatatatatatatatatatatatatatatatatatatatatatatatatatatatattcatttcataTAAGagctgacaggaagtctgctgtgtgcaggaaaatatcttCCTCCATGATCAGAGTAATTTTTTTCAATTCTGATAAATATCTGTGAATGTAATCTATA
The Mixophyes fleayi isolate aMixFle1 chromosome 1, aMixFle1.hap1, whole genome shotgun sequence DNA segment above includes these coding regions:
- the RNF24 gene encoding RING finger protein 24 isoform X2, which translates into the protein MSPDFQHYSFRMPNIGFQNLPLNIYIVVFGTAIFVFILSLLFCCYLIRLRHQARKELYAYKQVILKEKVKELNLYEICAVCLEEFKAKDELGICPCKHAFHRKCLIKWLEVRKVCPLCNMPVLQLAQLHSNQEHGPPQGPLPGAENIV
- the RNF24 gene encoding RING finger protein 24 isoform X1 gives rise to the protein MLCDDRMQFFPPIHIHLKKHNGSSSSQSMSPDFQHYSFRMPNIGFQNLPLNIYIVVFGTAIFVFILSLLFCCYLIRLRHQARKELYAYKQVILKEKVKELNLYEICAVCLEEFKAKDELGICPCKHAFHRKCLIKWLEVRKVCPLCNMPVLQLAQLHSNQEHGPPQGPLPGAENIV